TCTGGCCAACATGAGCCACGAGATCAGAACACCCATGAACGGCATTATCGGATTTGCCAATTTGTTAAGGGATCCGGAACTGGCCGATGATAAAAAAGATCTTTTTCTAAAGCATATTGACAACTCATCCGGTCAGCTCCTGAACATCATTGATGATATCATTGATATCTCAAAAATTGAATCCGGGCAGATGAAGATCTCCAACAAACCTGTGAGAATCAACGGGGTCCTGGATGAGATATACTCCTCATATTTTCATCGGATCAGGGGAGATGCCCCGGGGGAGAAACGGGTAGACTTTAAGCTGATTAAAGGAAACGACTCCCACGATTTCACCATCTTATGCGATGATTTCAGGTTGAGACAGATTTTTAATAACCTGATAGGAAATGCCATTAAGTTCACCAGGGAGGGCCACATCACTTTTGGGTACTCACTGCGTAACAACAGGCATGTGGAGTTTTTCGTCAGCGATAGCGGGATCGGGATTCCTTATAATAAGATCAGACTGATTTTTGACAGATTCGGACAGGTAGAACAGGAGCGGGTTCTTCAGCCATCAGGAACAGGGCTCGGTTTGCCCATCTCCAAAAGCCTGGTCAATCTGATGGGAGGTGAGATGTGGGCAGAGTCGGCTGTTGGCAAGGGATCTACGTTTTATTTCACCCTTCCGCTGGTGATAGAAAAGCCGGTGGAAGAGTCCCGGATTTTAATATCCAATAAGAACTATGACTGGAGCAATAAGCTTATACTGGTGGCTGAGGATGAAGAGTTAAACTGGTGTTTTGTCAAAGAAATGCTGAGACAGACCGGAGCCACTGTGCACAGGGCTACGAATGGTCGTGAAGTGGTAGCCCAGGCCCGGAAATTATCTCCCGACGCTATTCTGATGGATATTAAAATGCCTGAACTGAGTGGTATCGATGCAGCTCGAAAAATCAGGGTATTTAACAAAAAAGTTCCGATTATTGCTCAAAGCGCCTTTGTCATGGCTGAAGAAAAGGAGGAGAGTCTTCAGGCAGGATGTAATCATTTTGTTACCAAGCCTTTGGACAGAACCACTATTATGGAACTGATAGACAGCTATTTTAAATGAAAAGGGCGGTGATCATCGTGGCTGCAGGATCGGGCAGCAGGATGGGAGGAACGCTTCCCAAGCAATACCAGGAGCTACTCGGGAAGCCAGTCATCATTCATACTCTGGAGGCTTTTCACCGCTTTGATCCGGGCATGCAGCTGGTGCTTGTTCTGGCTCCGGAACACCGGCTTTTCTGGGAAAAACTGGCCGGAAAATATGAATTGGCCGGAGGGCTAACCTTTATCCCTGGAGGAAGCAGCCGTTTTGATTCAGTAAAAAACGGATTAACCCAAATAAAGAAACAGGGAATCGTGGGGATTCATGATGCCGTGAGGCCACTGGTGAGTTCCGGGACCCTGGCACGTACTTATAATGCTGCTGAACAGGGTGGAAGCGGGATACCGGTCATAGAGATGGACGATTCGGTCAGAAAGGTGGATCCAAACGGAAATTCTGAACAGTTGAACCGGTCGAGTTTAAGGCGGGTGCAAACCCCGCAGGTATTTCTTTCACAAAGAATTAAAGAAGCCTATCAGAAAGCCTGCGATCCTTCGTTTACCGATGATGCTTCCGTATACGAGGCGGTCTTTGGCCCGGTCACCCTGGTTGAAGGCAACCGGGAAAACATCAAAATCACCACCCCTGCAGATATGAAACTGGCCTCCCTGCTTATGGGTTCTGTGGTATAATTTTCCCTCCTACGCTGCTTTTGAATTCTTTTACCTCCGGAGAGCCCAGGAATCCAATAAAGGCCTTCCTGGTGGCATTGGCATTCAAATAGTATAAGCAGTTTACTTTAACCTGGGCTCCGGTGGCAGCTGTCACCCAGCATCTTTCGGTTTTCAATTCGTATCCCAGGTAATTTCCAAAGGTATAAGCATTGATCGCCTGGCTCCGGGCGCTTCCCCGCAGGATGATATCAGCTCCCTGATTCACCCTGGCATTCAGGGAATCGGCGGCAATATGCAACTCCACTTTTCCGCCGGTCTCCGCCAAGAGCAAGAGAGTCTGTGCTTTCAGGGTATCCTTTGATTGAACAACCGCCCCCCGGGCGATTTCGAGATTGGAAAGGTCCTTAAAAAACAATTTCGCAGGAATGAGCGGCGTTTTTTTCAGTCCGGTCCGGTTTTTAAGTATCAATATGCTTTCCTCATATTCTACTTCCAGAATCTCAGGCATGGACTCCTCTTCGACCACTAAGCTCAGACTGTCGGAGGCTACCAGTTGCAGATGGATATTCCCGCTAATTTTCAGTTTTTCAAAGGGCTGTTCCAACGGGATTTGATATTCCTGGCCAGAGGAGGTCAGGAGAAATAAACACAGAACAATTAAGCTTGTTAAAGCTCTCATATCACTTGATTTTCCTGCAAAAATACGTTTAAATATTTTATTACCTTGCACATCTTGAGCATGAAACAAATGGCAAGGACATTGATAATGTTAATGGTTTGTTTTCTGCTGGGTCATGCAACAGAAGCATTATCGCAGGAATCTCTGGTGATTTCAGACGATAAATTGCTTATCAGCAATATCCTTATCAGCGGTAACGATGTGACACAGGAATCGGTGATAAGGAGGGAATTGGTTTTTTCTGTCGGAGATACCATTGAGAAAATGAAGCTGCTTCCTGCTTTGCAGCGAAGCAAAGACAACCTGCTGAACCTGGCTCTATTCAATTTTGTTTATCTTAATATTAAGCACCTCGAAAACAACAGAATAAATGTGCTTATCGATGTGACGGAGCGCTGGTATGTCTGGCCGGTTCCTATCCTGGAGTATGCAGACAGGAATTTCAGCACCTTTATTCAGAACAGAGACTGGGACAAGATCAATTACGGAGCCTGGCTGAAATGGGGTAATTTCAGGGGAAGGAACGAGCTGCTGACCGGGAAGGTCCGCCTGGGCTATGTGAAAGAGTACTCCCTGGCCTATTCCAAGCCCAATCTGGGTAAAAAGCAGAATCACGGCATCTCGGCCGGGTTCAATATGACGCATCAAAATGAAGTAAGCATTGCAACGGTCAATAACGAACCCTTCGAATACAGGCCCCAGGAAAAGCCGGCCCAGATCCGGCTCAATGCCTTTGCCAAGTATAGTTTAAGGAGAAAATACTTCACCACACATTCGCTTCGATTTGAATATTACGATTACAGGGTTTCAGATTCAGTAGCCATTATCAACAGCAACTATCTGGGCGGGGGGAACACCAGTCAAAATTACTTCATGCTTACCTACTCGTTTGATTATGATATCCGGGATTCCAAGGTTTATCCTCTGGAGGGATTTAATGTGAGGATAAGGGCCGAGCAGATAGGGCTGGGCCTGATCCCCGACTTTGACTATGCAAGCTTTCGTTTAACCGGGACGGTGATGTTTCATCAGAAGCTGGCCAACAGGCTCTATTTCTATAATGCCACCAAGGGAAGATACACCTCGGAGAAGATGCTGCCTCATTTTCTTAACCAGGCCCTGGGTTATCATGAATTTCTGAGCGGTTATGAGTCCTACGTGATTGATGGCAGCGATTATGTGATCACCAAGTATGACCTGAAGATCCAGCTGGTGAAACAGAAATCCTATACCATTCCTTTTATCGGGATGGAGCAATTTAACAAGATTCACTTTGCGGTATTTGCAAATCTGTTTGCAGACGCCGGTTACGTCAATAGTGTTTTTCCCAATCCCACCAATACCATGGTCAATACCTGGCAGTTTTCGGCTGGAGTGGGCATCGACCTGGTAACCTATTACGACCAGGTTTTCAGGATCGATTATGTGATTAACCGATATGGGGAACACGGTTTCTTTTTTCACGTAGAAACCCCGTTTTTCAGGTGGTAAAGAAGGCGGAATGATAAAATTATTAGAACGGTCAAGGCTCAGGGATCTATCCAGTCCCCCTCTTTTTTAATCAGCATGATCAAAGCCTCAAGCGCTTCCTTTTCGGGAATATTCTTAAGCACAGCTTCCCTGTCCCTGTAAATACTTACCCGGCCCGGTCCGGCGCCGACATACCCGTAATCGGCATCGGCCATCTCGCCGGGACCGTTGACAATGCAGCCCATAACCCCGATTTTTAAGGTGGTGAGATGGGAGGTAGCCTGGCGGATCTCCTTTAAACGGGTCAGGATATCAAAATGTGTGCGCCCGCAGGAGGGGCAGGCTATGTATTCGGTTTTCGTAATCCGCGCCCGGGCTGCCTGCAGGATATTCAGCAGGGTATCGTTGAGCACAGGGAGGGTCATATGCCTGTTTTCCACCCATATCGCATCCACCATTCCATCCGCCAGAAGAGAGCCCAGCTCTCCAGCCAGCTGTATCTGAAACTGGTCAGGATCTACAGTTTCATACATGCATTTGACTAAGATGGGAGCTCTGGGGTTCCTGAGGCAAAAACGGTTCAACCGTGCTTTCATTTCCTGGATACTGTCCGTACCCTTTTCAAGCAGCATTATTTTTTCGCCTGAGTCGAGCAAGCCGGGATTTTTTTCCCACTCTTCGAACGGGACCGTTAATCCATGAAGCTCTTCAGGCTTTAAATCAAGCGACCGGTCCGGCGGCATCCGGCCTACGATTTTAACCAGAGTCCCGTTTCCCAATCCTGACAGCGGAAGCGATTTTCTTCTGGAATAATCAAAAGGGTCCCAGGCCAAACCTTCAAAAGGATGATAGGGAAGCTGTTCCGGTTTTTGAAAAATACGAACCAGCCGGGAGGCTACCGGCAATTCCATTTCCGGAGCTTCGGTCAGAGAAACCCTGATGGTATCTCCCATACTTTCCAGGAGAAGGGGTGCTATGCCAACGGCAGATTTGATGCGGCCCTCCGGACCATCTCCAGCCTCGGTGACCCCCAGGTGCAGGGGATAGGCCATCGCCTCGCTGTTCATCTGGTGCACCAGCAGGCGGACCGATTGCACCATCACGCGCGGATTACTCGATTTCATGGAGACAACTACCTGGTCGAAGGATTCCTTTTTACAGATTCGCAGGAATTGCATGGCCGACTCGACCATTCCCCGGGGACTGTCCCCGTACTTTTCCAGTGTTTTCTGGTCCAGCGAGCCATGGTTTACCCCGATCCGGATGGCGGTCCCGTGTTCGCGGCATCTTTTAAGCAGGTTTGGAAGCAGAAGATCCAGGCTTTTGTTTTTCAGATAATTTCCGGGATTAATCCGGATCTTTTCACAAACCCCGGCAGCTTCCAGGGCCAGTTCAGCTTTGAAATGAATGTCTGCCACCAAAGGGGTCCTGTACCCGGCAGCGCGGAGCTCATTCCTGATCTTCTTCAGGCTCTCCACCTCCCGCCTGCCCTGGGTAGTAAGCCGGACCAGCTCCGATCCTGCCCCGATCATCCGGATGCACTGAGCCAATGATGCGCTAATATCATTGGTGTCTGTATTGGTCATGGATTGGATCCGGACCGGATAGTCCCCTCCCAGGCGGAGAGAGCCAACGGTGACAAGCTGTGAGTGGTATGGTTTCACAATTAATTGTTTCATTCAGCTAATTGATTTCCCAGTCAGCTCCGTCTTTCCGGTCCTTAATGGTAATGCCCAGATTGCTTAACTCGTTCCGGATGCGATCAGCAGCTTCAAAGTCGCGGTTCGATTTGGCAGTGCTTCTTAACTGGAGGATCATAGCGATCAGCTTGTCTGTAATATCATTTGATTTTTCACTTGCCGAAGGCATTTGAAGGCCCAGCACGGAGACAACCCAGGAATGATACAGGGTTCTCAGTTTTTCCAGGTCATTTTCAGAAATAGTTTCTTTTCCTTCGGCCAGCTTATGGACCAGTGTGATCCCACTCAACAAATGGCCAAGCAGTTTGGCTGTATTCATATCATCTTCCATCGCACTGTTGCAGAGCCCGGCCAGGCCGTCCACATCCATGGAGCTGCTGCCCGAGGATTGAATGTGTTTCAGTGTTTCCATGGCGTTCATCAGCCGGATCAATCCTTTTTCAGAGGCCTGCAAAGCCTCGTTGGAAAAATCAAGAGTGCTGCGGTAATGCGCCTGAAGGATGAAAAAGCGAATAACCATGGGTCCGTAAGCCCTTTCCAGCATCTTGTGCTCGCCCGAAAAAAGTTGATCCAGAGTAATAAAATTGCCCAGCGAACGCCCCATTTTCTGGCCATTGATGGTGATCATGTTGTTGTGCATCCAGTAACGGACGGCAGGTTTGCCAAAGCCTGCCACATTCTGTGCAATTTCACATTCGTGATGGGGAAAGAGAAGGTCCAGCCCTCCTCCATGAATATCAAACTGCATGCCCAGGTATTTCGTGCTCATGGCAGAACATTCCAGATGCCAGCCCGGATACCCATCACTCCATTTGGAGGACCAGCGCATGAGGTGGGAGGGATCGGCTTTTTTCCACAAGGCGAAATCAAGCCCGCTTCTCTTTTCCGATTGCCCGTCCAGCGCCCTGGTGTTGGAAAGAAGGTCTTCGATCTTTCTTCCCGAAAGTTGCCCGTAGGGGTATTTTTTGTTATAGGCATTTACATCGAAATAGACCGAGCCGTTGACCTCATAGGCATAGCCTGCTTCCAGGATCTTCCCGATGAGTTCCTGCTGTTCAATGATATGTCCGCTGGCTCTGGGTTCAATGCTGGGAGCTAGCACATTGAGTGCATCCATGTTTATATGATAGCGGTTCATATAATGCTGAACCACCTCCATGGGTTCCAGCGATTCCAGCCGGGCCTTCTTCAGGATCTTATCTTCTCCGTCATCTGCATCATCTTCCAGGTGCCCCACATCGGTGATATTCCGGACATACCTCACCTTATAATCCAGATACTGCAGGTACCTGAAGAGCACGTCGAAAGTGATGGCCTGTCGGGCATGACCCAGGTGGGCATCCCCATAGACAGTGGGCCCACAGGCGTAGAGGCCGACAAATGGGGGATTGATAGGTTCAAAACGCTCTTTTTTCCTGGTCAGAGTATTATATAGAATTAGCTTATTGATCATAACTATTGGTGGATAATCTGCATGATGGAAACAAAATTAGTAAATTTAACTCGTACCGGAAATGTAGAAAAAATGGCAAAGAACAAAAGAACCAGTAAGGATAAATTCACAGGCGAACAGGCCGCCGCTTTAATCATGGGCCTGTTTGGAAGAAACCCCAAACAGATTTATAACTATAAGCAGATTTCAAAACTGCTATTTATCAGCGATAAGCAACTAAGAGCCATGGTGAACAGGACGCTGGACGATCTGGTGGCGAAAAAACAGCTCGAGCAGCTGGAGCCGGGGAGATACCGCCTGTTGAGCAGAGCCGGTTATAAAACCGGGACTCTGGATATGACCCAGCATGGATATGCCTTTCTGGTCTCGGAAAATTCGGACGAAGATGTATTTATTGCCAGGAATAATCTGAAAACAGCCCTGGACGGTGACCTGGTGAAAGTCTTTGTTTATCCCTCACGCAAGAACCGGTCGAGGATCGAAGGCGAGGTCGTGGAGATATTGGAGAGGACCCGCGACACCTTTGTGGGGACGGTGGAAATTTCGCGCAACTATGCCTTTCTGCTGCCTGACAGCCGTAAAATGCCTTTTGATATTTTCATTCCCCTCGAAAAACTGAAGGGAGTGGAGCATGGCCAAAAGGCCATTGCCCGGATCATTGACTGGCCGGAGAAGGTTAAGAATCCCTTTGGCGAAATTGTAGATATCCTGGGATATCCCGGTGATAATGACACCGAGATGAACTCCATCCTGGCTGAATTTGATCTGCCCATAAAGTTTCCCGAAGAGGTGGAGGCGTATGCCGGGAAGATCCCGGATGGGATATCGGCAGAGGAGATAAAAAAACGAAGGGATTTCCGGAAGGTGCCTACTTTTACCATTGATCCCGCCGATGCCAAGGATTTTGATGATGCGCTTTCCCTGCAGGCCCTGAACGGCGGATTTTGGGAGGTGGGAATCCATATTGCCGATGTGTCCCACTATGTTCATACAAAGACCATTCTGGATAATGAGGCTTTTGACCGGGGAACTTCGATATACCTGGTCGACCGGGTAGTCCCCATGCTTCCCGAAAAACTCTCCAACGGAGTATGCTCCCTTCGTCCCCATGAAGATAAACTTACCTTTTCGGCTGTATTTAAAATGAATGAGAAGGGCGAGGTGCTGGATGAATGGTTCGGCCGGACAGTGATTAACTCGGCCAGACGTTTTAACTACGAGGAGGCTCAGGAGATTATTGAGACCGGTGAAGGAGATATGAAAGAGGAGATATTGAAGCTTTATCAAATCTCCAAAGTGCTTAAGGAAAAAAGATTTAAAGGCGGATCTGTGAATTTTGAACGGGAAGAAGTAAAGTTCCATCTGGCTGAGGATGGAACTCCCACGGGGGTCTACTTCAAGGTTCAGAAGGAGGCCAACTGGTTGATCGAAGAATTTATGTTGCTGGCCAATAAAAGGGTGGCAGCCTATGCCAGCAGGGGTGGAAAATATGAGAAGGAATTAAGCCGGGCCGAAACCGGTGAAAAGAAACAGGTGGGAAAAACCTTTGTGTATCGTATTCACGACCTGCCCGATCCTGAAAAGATGGAATCTTTTTCGCGCTTTATCGGGAAGTTCGGGCATACTTTAAATCCCCAGCAATCGGCCCGGCGCCTCTCCGCCGCGTTAAACAATCTGCTGGACCAGGTGCAGGGAAAAAAGGAGCAAAATGTGGTGGAGATGATGGCCCTCCGTTCCATGGCCAAGGCACGCTATTCCACTAAAAACATAGGCCATTACGGACTGGCTTTCAAAGACTATGCCCACTTTACCTCCCCCATAAGGCGCTACCCCGATCTGATGGTACACCGTTTACTGGCCCATTACCTGGAAAACGGGGAATCGAAGAATGCAGAAACCTATGAAAAACGGTGCCAGCATACATCAGAAATGGAACGAAAAGCCATAGAGGCTGAGAGGGCGTCCACCAAATACAAGCAGGTGGAGTTCATGCAGGATAAGATTGGAAAGGTGTTCGATGGAGAGGTTTCAGGACTAACCGACTGGGGGATCTATGTGGAGATTGTGGAGAATAAGTGCGAAGGAATGGTATCCATCAAAAGCATCGCTGACGATTTTTATGAGTTTAATGAGGAAGAGTATATGATTGTGGGCCGTCATTCGGGAAGAAAATTTGAGATCGGAGATGAGGTTCAAATTGAAGTGATGAATGCCAACCTGTCACGGAGGCAACTTGATTATAAACTTGTGGAACTGGAAGAGGAGCTTTAATTTTAAGCTTGAATTTATGCACTGACAAATGGTTGTTGTCAAAGAAGAGGTCCGAGCAAATATAGTTGGCGTAGCCCGGAGAATCTTTACCAGGAATGGGTTCAGGAAGGCGACCATGGAAGAGATTGCCAGCGCTTCAAATATGGGGAAGAGCTCTATTTACTATTATTTTAAAAGCAAAGAGGAGATCTTCCGGGTGGTGGTGGAGTATGAGGCCACCATGCTCAAAGAGCGGCTTAAGCGGATTATCAACAGAAATGATTCTCCCCCGGAACGGCTCAGAGCTTATATCCTTTTCAGATTGCACCATATAAGGACCCTGGAAAATTTCTATGCAGCCCTGAACGAGGAGACCCTGTCCCAGATGAGCTTTATCCTGGATATCAGGCGCAATTTTGAGGTGGAAGAACAGGAACTGGTAAGCAAGATCCTCCGGGATGGAATGGAGCAGGGTTTTTTCCAACTGAGCAGTTCAAAGATCGGAGCCATTGCCATCTCTACCATGATGAAGGGACTGGAACTGCCCTTACTCCTGAGCGAAGTTCATAAGAAAGACCGCCAGGAACTGATGGAGGACCTGATACGGGTGCTCCTCTACGGGATCCTGAAAAGGTAATCCCTCCTTTGAACGGAACCAGGGTATGATAAACCACTTCAAGGATGTATCTTCTCTTTCCGTCCAGGCTTTTTCCAGGTGAGCAAGGACCTTAAAAATTGTACGTCTGGCTGTGGGTGTCCAGCTGATCTTCATTAGCTATACAAAAGATTAAAGCCCGAACAGAAGAGGATGAGATCCCCTGATTTTTCTTCTGAGTGCATACGAACAATGTAGTCCGGATATTCAGGGAGTCATTTATAGAGCGGAGCGACCTATTCTCCCTTT
This genomic interval from Bacteroidales bacterium contains the following:
- a CDS encoding ATP-binding protein, with protein sequence MTLLESLPFAAWFKDEHGKFTRANDNFLKIAGKDREQVIGRTAREVFDSDEARQMEEGVREVYRTGKMTESTYSRGKSIIKTVHFPVRNGKGEIVGSGGYREDITNLTAALQALHREKETLEVLLETIPFCIFFTDRHERYIRVNHMMAKLLRVSDPGEAAGKTNKEFFTKRVARKMMEEDRTIIETGTPIVNKIIYFEDDGVEGFWMEKNKIPIRDERGVITMIMGIFKDVSDLMRIENELKEARDRAEESDRLKTSFLANMSHEIRTPMNGIIGFANLLRDPELADDKKDLFLKHIDNSSGQLLNIIDDIIDISKIESGQMKISNKPVRINGVLDEIYSSYFHRIRGDAPGEKRVDFKLIKGNDSHDFTILCDDFRLRQIFNNLIGNAIKFTREGHITFGYSLRNNRHVEFFVSDSGIGIPYNKIRLIFDRFGQVEQERVLQPSGTGLGLPISKSLVNLMGGEMWAESAVGKGSTFYFTLPLVIEKPVEESRILISNKNYDWSNKLILVAEDEELNWCFVKEMLRQTGATVHRATNGREVVAQARKLSPDAILMDIKMPELSGIDAARKIRVFNKKVPIIAQSAFVMAEEKEESLQAGCNHFVTKPLDRTTIMELIDSYFK
- a CDS encoding 2-C-methyl-D-erythritol 4-phosphate cytidylyltransferase; its protein translation is MKRAVIIVAAGSGSRMGGTLPKQYQELLGKPVIIHTLEAFHRFDPGMQLVLVLAPEHRLFWEKLAGKYELAGGLTFIPGGSSRFDSVKNGLTQIKKQGIVGIHDAVRPLVSSGTLARTYNAAEQGGSGIPVIEMDDSVRKVDPNGNSEQLNRSSLRRVQTPQVFLSQRIKEAYQKACDPSFTDDASVYEAVFGPVTLVEGNRENIKITTPADMKLASLLMGSVV
- a CDS encoding DUF2807 domain-containing protein, with protein sequence MRALTSLIVLCLFLLTSSGQEYQIPLEQPFEKLKISGNIHLQLVASDSLSLVVEEESMPEILEVEYEESILILKNRTGLKKTPLIPAKLFFKDLSNLEIARGAVVQSKDTLKAQTLLLLAETGGKVELHIAADSLNARVNQGADIILRGSARSQAINAYTFGNYLGYELKTERCWVTAATGAQVKVNCLYYLNANATRKAFIGFLGSPEVKEFKSSVGGKIIPQNP
- a CDS encoding BamA/TamA family outer membrane protein, which encodes MARTLIMLMVCFLLGHATEALSQESLVISDDKLLISNILISGNDVTQESVIRRELVFSVGDTIEKMKLLPALQRSKDNLLNLALFNFVYLNIKHLENNRINVLIDVTERWYVWPVPILEYADRNFSTFIQNRDWDKINYGAWLKWGNFRGRNELLTGKVRLGYVKEYSLAYSKPNLGKKQNHGISAGFNMTHQNEVSIATVNNEPFEYRPQEKPAQIRLNAFAKYSLRRKYFTTHSLRFEYYDYRVSDSVAIINSNYLGGGNTSQNYFMLTYSFDYDIRDSKVYPLEGFNVRIRAEQIGLGLIPDFDYASFRLTGTVMFHQKLANRLYFYNATKGRYTSEKMLPHFLNQALGYHEFLSGYESYVIDGSDYVITKYDLKIQLVKQKSYTIPFIGMEQFNKIHFAVFANLFADAGYVNSVFPNPTNTMVNTWQFSAGVGIDLVTYYDQVFRIDYVINRYGEHGFFFHVETPFFRW
- the ispG gene encoding (E)-4-hydroxy-3-methylbut-2-enyl-diphosphate synthase, with translation MKQLIVKPYHSQLVTVGSLRLGGDYPVRIQSMTNTDTNDISASLAQCIRMIGAGSELVRLTTQGRREVESLKKIRNELRAAGYRTPLVADIHFKAELALEAAGVCEKIRINPGNYLKNKSLDLLLPNLLKRCREHGTAIRIGVNHGSLDQKTLEKYGDSPRGMVESAMQFLRICKKESFDQVVVSMKSSNPRVMVQSVRLLVHQMNSEAMAYPLHLGVTEAGDGPEGRIKSAVGIAPLLLESMGDTIRVSLTEAPEMELPVASRLVRIFQKPEQLPYHPFEGLAWDPFDYSRRKSLPLSGLGNGTLVKIVGRMPPDRSLDLKPEELHGLTVPFEEWEKNPGLLDSGEKIMLLEKGTDSIQEMKARLNRFCLRNPRAPILVKCMYETVDPDQFQIQLAGELGSLLADGMVDAIWVENRHMTLPVLNDTLLNILQAARARITKTEYIACPSCGRTHFDILTRLKEIRQATSHLTTLKIGVMGCIVNGPGEMADADYGYVGAGPGRVSIYRDREAVLKNIPEKEALEALIMLIKKEGDWIDP
- the cysS gene encoding cysteine--tRNA ligase; the protein is MINKLILYNTLTRKKERFEPINPPFVGLYACGPTVYGDAHLGHARQAITFDVLFRYLQYLDYKVRYVRNITDVGHLEDDADDGEDKILKKARLESLEPMEVVQHYMNRYHINMDALNVLAPSIEPRASGHIIEQQELIGKILEAGYAYEVNGSVYFDVNAYNKKYPYGQLSGRKIEDLLSNTRALDGQSEKRSGLDFALWKKADPSHLMRWSSKWSDGYPGWHLECSAMSTKYLGMQFDIHGGGLDLLFPHHECEIAQNVAGFGKPAVRYWMHNNMITINGQKMGRSLGNFITLDQLFSGEHKMLERAYGPMVIRFFILQAHYRSTLDFSNEALQASEKGLIRLMNAMETLKHIQSSGSSSMDVDGLAGLCNSAMEDDMNTAKLLGHLLSGITLVHKLAEGKETISENDLEKLRTLYHSWVVSVLGLQMPSASEKSNDITDKLIAMILQLRSTAKSNRDFEAADRIRNELSNLGITIKDRKDGADWEIN
- the rnr gene encoding ribonuclease R — translated: MAKNKRTSKDKFTGEQAAALIMGLFGRNPKQIYNYKQISKLLFISDKQLRAMVNRTLDDLVAKKQLEQLEPGRYRLLSRAGYKTGTLDMTQHGYAFLVSENSDEDVFIARNNLKTALDGDLVKVFVYPSRKNRSRIEGEVVEILERTRDTFVGTVEISRNYAFLLPDSRKMPFDIFIPLEKLKGVEHGQKAIARIIDWPEKVKNPFGEIVDILGYPGDNDTEMNSILAEFDLPIKFPEEVEAYAGKIPDGISAEEIKKRRDFRKVPTFTIDPADAKDFDDALSLQALNGGFWEVGIHIADVSHYVHTKTILDNEAFDRGTSIYLVDRVVPMLPEKLSNGVCSLRPHEDKLTFSAVFKMNEKGEVLDEWFGRTVINSARRFNYEEAQEIIETGEGDMKEEILKLYQISKVLKEKRFKGGSVNFEREEVKFHLAEDGTPTGVYFKVQKEANWLIEEFMLLANKRVAAYASRGGKYEKELSRAETGEKKQVGKTFVYRIHDLPDPEKMESFSRFIGKFGHTLNPQQSARRLSAALNNLLDQVQGKKEQNVVEMMALRSMAKARYSTKNIGHYGLAFKDYAHFTSPIRRYPDLMVHRLLAHYLENGESKNAETYEKRCQHTSEMERKAIEAERASTKYKQVEFMQDKIGKVFDGEVSGLTDWGIYVEIVENKCEGMVSIKSIADDFYEFNEEEYMIVGRHSGRKFEIGDEVQIEVMNANLSRRQLDYKLVELEEEL
- a CDS encoding TetR/AcrR family transcriptional regulator, encoding MVVVKEEVRANIVGVARRIFTRNGFRKATMEEIASASNMGKSSIYYYFKSKEEIFRVVVEYEATMLKERLKRIINRNDSPPERLRAYILFRLHHIRTLENFYAALNEETLSQMSFILDIRRNFEVEEQELVSKILRDGMEQGFFQLSSSKIGAIAISTMMKGLELPLLLSEVHKKDRQELMEDLIRVLLYGILKR